Within Nocardioides rotundus, the genomic segment GCTCTCGGTGGTCGAGCCTGTCGAGACCACCCCGCGTCAACAACCGACCACGTTCACTCCGCGGCCGTGGTCTCGACAAGCTCGACCACCGAAGAGCAAGCCGACCAGCGAAGAGCCGTGGTCTCGACAAGCTCGACCACCGAAGAGCAAGCCGACCACCGAGCGGCCGTGGTCTCGACAAGCTCGACCACCGAGGAGCGGGGCTCGACCGGCGACGAGGGCGTCAGGCCTCGGGGTGGACCACGACGGTCTGCTCGCGGCCGGGCCCGACGCCGACGGCCCAGATCCGGGTGCCGGACATCTCCTCCAGCGCACGCACGTAGGCCTGCGCGTTCGGCGGCAGGTCCTCGAACGTGCGGCAGCCGGAGATGTCCTCCCACCAGCCGTCGAGGTACTCATAGATCGGCGTGGCGTGGTGGAACTCGGTCTGGGTCATCGGCATCTCGTCGTGCCGCACCCCGTCGACGTCGTAGGCCACGCACACCGGCACCTGCTCCCAGGAGGAGAGCACGTCCAGCTTGGTGAGGAACAGGTCGGTCAGCCCGTTGACCCGGGTGGCGTAGCGGGCGATGACCGCGTCGTACCACCCGCACCGGCGGTCGCGGCCGGTCGAGACGCCGACCTCGCCGCCGATCTTCCACAGCTTCTCGCCGTCCTCGTCGAACAGCTCGGTGGGGAACGGCCCGGAGCCGACGCGCGTGGTGTACGCCTTGATCACCCCGATCACCCGGTCCAGCCGGGTCGGCCCGACACCCGAGCCGGTGCAGACGCCGCCGGCGCTGGCGTTGGAGGAGGTGACGAAGGGGTAGGTGCCGTGGTCGACGTCGAGCATCGTCGCCTGGGCGCCCTCGAAGAGGACGGTCTTGTCCTCGTCCAGGGCGCGGTTGAGCAGCAGCCCCGTGTCGGCGACCATCGGCCGCAACCGCTCGGCGTACCCCAGCAGCTCCTCGACGACCTGCTCGGCCTCCACCGCGCGGCGGTTGTAGACCTTGGCCAGCACCTGGTTGCGCAGCTCGAGCGCGCCCTCGACCTTCTGCGCGAGGATCTTCTCGTCGAACAGGTCCGCGACGCGCAGGCCGAGGCGGTTGACCTTGTCGGCGTACGCCGGCCCGATGCCGCGCCCGGTCGTGCCGATCTTGTTCTTGCCCAGGAAGCGCTCGGTGACCTTGTCGATCGTGGAGTGGTACGACGCGATCACGTGCGCGTTGGCCGAGACGACCAGCCGCTCCTCGACATCGGTGACCCCGCGCTCGCGCAGGCCGTCGAGCTCGCGGAACAGCGCCTCGGGCGAGACCACGACGCCGTTGCCGATCACGCTGGTGGCGCCCGGCGTGAGGATCGCCGAGGGCAGCAGGTGGGTGGCGAACCTCTCGCCGTTCACCACGATGGTGTGGCCGGCGTTGTGGCCGCCGCTGGTGCGGACGACGTAGTCGATGGTCTCCTGCGAGGCCAGCAGGTCGGTGGCCTTCCCCTTGCCCTCGTCGCCCCATTGGGCTCCGAGCACCACGATCGCGGGCATCCCAGCCCCCTCCGTCTGGTCAAAGAAGCGACCCCGGGCACTCTCGCGCGCCGGGGCCTCGTGCGACCTCACGCTACCAAACGACGCCAGTTAGCCTGATCGTTGTGGACCCACTTCTCGTGATCACCAATGCCGACGCCGGCACCGCCGACCAGGAGACCCTGGAAGAGGGGCTGGAGATCCTCCGCGACGCCACCGACGTGGAGGTGGCCGCCACCTCCAGCCCCGGCGAGCTGGACGGGGTGCTGCACCGGGCCGGTTCCCGGCGGATCGTGGTGGCCGGGGGCGACGGATCGCTGCACGCCGTAATCGCCTCGCTGCACCGCCGCGGCGACCTGGAGAAGGCCGTGGTCGGCCTGCTGCCCCTCGGCACCGGCAACGACTTCGCCCGGTCGATGGAGGTTCCCCTCGACATCAAGGACGCCGCGCGGCTGATCCTCACCGGCGAGGTGCGGCCGGTCGACCTGCTCACCGACGACGAGGACGGCGTGGTCGTCAACAACGTCCACGTCGGCGCAGGGGCGCAGGCCTCCCGGCGCGGCGCCCGGTGGAAGAAGCGGCTCGGGTCGATCGGCATCGGCAAGGTCAACCTGGGCAAGCTCGGCTACCCGATCGGGGCCTTCCAGGCCTCGTTCATGCCGCCCTCGGTGCGCCTGCGGATCGAGATCGACGGGGAGGTCGTCAACGACCTGGACCAGCCGACCCTGATGGTTGCCGTCGGCAACGGCATCTCGGTCGGCGGCGGCGCGGAGCTCACGCCCGACGCGGACGCCGAGGACGGGAAGGCCGATGTGATGATCTCCCGCGCCGTGGGCCCGATCTCCCGGTTCGGCTACGTCCTGGACATGGCCCGCCGCCGGCACCGCGAGCGCGACGACGTGCGCTACCTCCGCGGTCGCGAGGTGCGGATCTCCGGCGAGGAGTTCTACGCTGCCGCGGACGGCGAGATCGACGGCCCGCTGCGCGACCGGAGCTGGACGCTGCACCCGCACGCCTGGTCGATGATCCTCCCGTGAGACGGGTCCTGGCCGCCTGAGAGAATCGGCGCCATGGCTCGAGGACGCAAGCAGCAGGGTGCTCCCCACGACTGGGTGACGCGCGCCGCCGACGACGCGGTGCGGCACGCCGGCGAGGGCAAGCCGGTGACGGTCTCCTCGGGCGCCTCCCCGTCGGGCCCGGTCCACCTGGGCAACCTGCGGGAGTTCCTCACCGTGCACTTCGTCGCCGACGAGCTGCGCCGGCGCGGGCTCCAGGCGCGCCACCTGCACGTGTGGGACGACTACGACCGCTTCCGCAAGGTGCCGGCCGGCGTCCCCGCGGAGTGGGCCGAGCACATCGGCCGCCCGCTGACCGCCGTACCCGACCCCTGGGGCTGTCATCCCAACTGGGCCGAGCACTTCAAGGCGCCGCTGCGCGACGCGCTCACCGCGCTCGGGGTGGAGATGGAGGAGATCTCCCAGACCGAGCTCTACGGCAACGGCACCTACCGCGAGCAGGTGCTGACGGCGGTGCGGCACCGCGACGAGATCGACGAGGTGCTGGCCCGCTACCGCACGAAGAAGCCGGTGCAGGCCGAGACCGACCAGGAGGCCGAGGCGCTGGCCGACTCGGTGGCCGACGAGGAGGACCCCTCCGGCGCGACGGCGCTCGAGCGGTTCCCGTTCAAGCCCTACTGCCGCACCTGCGGGCGGGACACGACCACGCTGACGTCCTACGACGACGAGACGACCGACCTCGCCTACACCTGCGACTCCTGTGGGCACTCCCACGTCACCAACCTGGCCACGCAGGACGAGGGCAAGCTGGTGTGGAAGGTCGACTGGCCGATGCGCTGGGCGTTCTACCACGTCGATTTCGAGCCCGCCGGGATGGACCACGCCACCCCCGGGTCGTCCTTCACCGTGGGCCACGAGCTGGTGGAGAGGATATTCGGGATGCCCCGGCCGGCGTGGTTCGGCTACGGCTTCGTCGGCTTCGCCGGGGTGCAGAAGATGTCCTCCTCCGCGGGCGGCGCTCCCACGGCGACCGACGCGCTGGAGGTGCTGGAGGCCCCGGTGCTGCGGTGGCTCTACGTCCGCCGCAACCCGCG encodes:
- the lysS gene encoding lysine--tRNA ligase; this translates as MARGRKQQGAPHDWVTRAADDAVRHAGEGKPVTVSSGASPSGPVHLGNLREFLTVHFVADELRRRGLQARHLHVWDDYDRFRKVPAGVPAEWAEHIGRPLTAVPDPWGCHPNWAEHFKAPLRDALTALGVEMEEISQTELYGNGTYREQVLTAVRHRDEIDEVLARYRTKKPVQAETDQEAEALADSVADEEDPSGATALERFPFKPYCRTCGRDTTTLTSYDDETTDLAYTCDSCGHSHVTNLATQDEGKLVWKVDWPMRWAFYHVDFEPAGMDHATPGSSFTVGHELVERIFGMPRPAWFGYGFVGFAGVQKMSSSAGGAPTATDALEVLEAPVLRWLYVRRNPRQTFDIDFGPEVIRLYDEWDALGRKAADPERRDAAVLAHERAAATAAGPLPAPEVVVPFRLLSSVADITAGSPEHISRIVASSGFPHDGVEALEPRLSRARGWVATRPEDERTTVRETADATALEALSPQESEWLSLLLQGLAGQDELDVEHVTSLVYGVPKLARGLGLDDAPTEEVKADQREFFRLLYHLLVDAERGPRLPTLIVALGADKVRSLLSV
- a CDS encoding diacylglycerol/lipid kinase family protein; its protein translation is MDPLLVITNADAGTADQETLEEGLEILRDATDVEVAATSSPGELDGVLHRAGSRRIVVAGGDGSLHAVIASLHRRGDLEKAVVGLLPLGTGNDFARSMEVPLDIKDAARLILTGEVRPVDLLTDDEDGVVVNNVHVGAGAQASRRGARWKKRLGSIGIGKVNLGKLGYPIGAFQASFMPPSVRLRIEIDGEVVNDLDQPTLMVAVGNGISVGGGAELTPDADAEDGKADVMISRAVGPISRFGYVLDMARRRHRERDDVRYLRGREVRISGEEFYAAADGEIDGPLRDRSWTLHPHAWSMILP
- a CDS encoding adenylosuccinate synthase yields the protein MPAIVVLGAQWGDEGKGKATDLLASQETIDYVVRTSGGHNAGHTIVVNGERFATHLLPSAILTPGATSVIGNGVVVSPEALFRELDGLRERGVTDVEERLVVSANAHVIASYHSTIDKVTERFLGKNKIGTTGRGIGPAYADKVNRLGLRVADLFDEKILAQKVEGALELRNQVLAKVYNRRAVEAEQVVEELLGYAERLRPMVADTGLLLNRALDEDKTVLFEGAQATMLDVDHGTYPFVTSSNASAGGVCTGSGVGPTRLDRVIGVIKAYTTRVGSGPFPTELFDEDGEKLWKIGGEVGVSTGRDRRCGWYDAVIARYATRVNGLTDLFLTKLDVLSSWEQVPVCVAYDVDGVRHDEMPMTQTEFHHATPIYEYLDGWWEDISGCRTFEDLPPNAQAYVRALEEMSGTRIWAVGVGPGREQTVVVHPEA